Genomic DNA from Salinibacter pepae:
GGTCCCGATCCAGAAAAACATCGAGGACCACATTGGTATCAAACAGGATTCTCATGTCGACTCGTCGAGGTATTTCTCTTCGAGGTGCTGTTTGTAGTCAGCCTCGTCGGCCTCGTCCAAGACCCCGATAAACTGACGGGTGGTGCCGGAGAACGATGTCTGCTTGCGGTCCCCATTTGTCTCCGTCACGGCGGCAAAATACGCCTCCACGAGCCGCGACACCGACGTGTCTCGGTCCGCCGCGTAGGCCTTGGCCCGCTCAATCACGTCCTCGTCGAGCCGCAGCGTGAGTTTTTTGGACATGGCGGAGAGTGGTTTGTGACAGGCACACGTACAGTGTTCCAATTTCTGTACGTCCTGCAATCCCACGGGTTCGGCCGAATCACGCCCCCACCCCTTGGCGTTTCGTTCCCGCGTGATTTCGGATTCCAACCCCCCCGTCCATGAGCGAGATTCTCGACGACAAGCCCGAGGTCCTCGTCCAGAAGCTCGACGCCCTCCCCACCGACCCGGGCGTCTACAAATTTCTGGACGACGAGGGGTCGGTCCTCTACGTGGGCAAGGCCAAGACCCTGCGCAATCGGGTGCGCACCTACTTCCAGAGCAGCCGCCAGCGCGACGGGCGGATCGAGGTGATGGTGCAGAAGGCCGTCGACGTGGACATCATCGTGACGGACACGGAGGCGGAGGCGCTCATTCTGGAGAACAACCAGATCAAGGAGCTGCAGCCCCGCTACAACGTCAACCTGCGGGACGACAAGACCTACCCCTACATCTGCATCAAAAATGAGCGCTTCCCCCGCGTCTTCAAGACGCGAAATGTGAAGCAGGACGGGTCCGAGTACTTCGGCCCGTACGCGGACGTGTCCAAGATGAACGCGATGATGGACGCGATCCGGTCGGTCTTTCAGCTGCGCACCTGCTCGCTCGACCTCACCGAGGAGAAAATTGAGGCCGGCACGTACGACGTGTGCTTGCAGCACCACATCGACAACTGCAAGGGCCCGTGCGAGGGGCTGCAGTCCGAGGCGGACTACATGGAGACGATCGAGCAGGTCAAGAAGCTGCTCAACGGCCAGACGCAGTCGCTCATCGACCTCCTCAAGGACGAAATGCAGGCGCAGTCCGACCGAAAAAACTTTGAGGAAGCCGCGCGCCTGCGCGACCAGGTGAAGGCGCTGAAGGACTACTCCCAGCAGCAAAAGGTCGTCAGCCAGGACTTTGCGGACCGCGACGTGTTTGCCCTCCACGTCGAGCGGGACGAGGACATCGGCTGCGGCGTGCTCTTTCAGGTGCGGGAGGGCAAGATGATCGGCAAGCGGCACAAGTTTCTCCGCTCGGTAGAGGAGCGGTCGAACGCGGAGCTGATCCTGTCCCTGGTGGAGAACTACTACGCCGAGGCGAACTTCTACCCGGAGGAGGTCCTCCTCTCCCACGACCCGAACGACCACCCGGCCCAGGACACCCACGCCCTCGAAGCACTGCTCCGGCGGGAGCAGGGGCACCAGGTGCCAATCAAGGTCCCTCAGCGCGGCGAGAAGGCCAGCCTCGTCCGCATGGCCGCGTCCAACGCGAAGCTGCAGGTCGGCGAGTGGAAGACCCAGCAGATGAAGCGGGAGCGCAACCGCATCCCAGAGAGCATCAAGGCGCTGGGCGAGGCGCTCGACATGGACGCCCCCCCGCGGCGCGTGGACGGCATCGACGTGTCCCACCACGGCGGCAAGGAGACGGTCGCCTCCTGCGTCGTCTTCACCGACGCGACGCCGCGCAAGAGCGACTACCGCACCTACAAGATCCGCTCGACTGAGGAGGGCACGCCCGACGACTACAAGGCGATGCGCGAGGTGGTGCGGCGCCGCTACCGGCGCATGGTGGAGGAGGACGGCCCCTGGCCCGACCTGGTCGTTATCGACGGCGGGAAGGGCCAGCTGTCCAGCGCCGTGGAGATGCTCAAAGAGGTGGGTGCCTTCGACCGGTTCCCCGTCATCGGCCTCGCGAAGCGTCTCGAAGAGGTCTACCGCCCCGGCGACTCCGACCCGGTCTTCCTCGCAAAGGACAGCCCCGCGCTGCAGCTGCTCCAGAAGGTGCGGGACGAGGCCCACCGGTTCGCCGTCACCTACCAGCGCAAGCGCCGCAAGAAGAAGACGCTCCAGTCCGAGCTGCTCGACATCCACGGCATCGGCCCCAAGACCGCGAAGACGCTGCTCGGGGAATTGGGGTCCGTGGCGAAGGTCAAGGAGGCCGACGAAGAGGCCCTGGCCGAGGTCGTGGGCCCGGCCAAAGCCGAGACCATCACGGACTACTACGACGAGACCGAGGCCCCGGCGCCCGCGGAGACGGAGTAGCTCCCCTTACAGCCCCGAACTTTGACGGCGGGCTTTTCTTGCAATAACGGTCATAGACAGGATCGAAGAAGCGTCGATCCCGTCCAGTCTACACTCGACGTCTGTTTTCTCTGTCACTTCCCCACCCCCCTACATGCCTCCCCCCGACCCCGGATCGCTGCTCACCCGGCTCGTCGACGAACACTGGGACACCGCAGCCCGGCACGCCTGGCGCCAGTACGACCAACGGGGGCGTGGGGCGATCGTCTTTACCGTCCAGGCCGACGCCGCCCCCGAGGAGCGCACGCCCCTCAAGTACCTCACCTTCAACGACCCGTCCGCGGCCGAGGACGGGGCCTTCTCGAAGCTCCACGAACTGGTGCGGGCGTACAACCCCGAGGAGCAGGTCGTGGCCGCCGCCGTGTTGCCCGACGAGCGCACCGTCTTTGAGGTGTACGAGCAGGAGCCGCATCCCCCTCAGGCCTGACCGGACAAGAGGCAAGCAGGAGCCACAGGCGCCGAACCGGCGGAACGGCCCGTTCGCCCCGGTACAGCACGGAGTCATTCCGCCGTCCGGGTGACGGAGGGACGTCGGTCTCTGCGACGATCGGCACGTGCTTCTACTTTGTACCCCTTCACCCCTCGTTTGCGTAGGGGCACATCGGCGGACCTATCCATCCACAACGGGGGAAGACGCCCCGACGACGGGCCGAAGCCGTTCCGCAAGCTCCGTGTCGGTGTCCTCCCAGCCGCCCGCCTCGTAGTGCTCAAGAAACTCGCCGACGAGCTCCATCTTGTCGTCGTACTTCTCCGCCAGCTCTTCAAAGCGGCGGGCCGCCGCGTCCGGCCGCGGGCCCCACGTGAAAAGCTCCGTCCCCTCGCTGGAAAACGCCACGAGCTTCGGGATGCTGCGGCTTCCGTCCGTGAGGTACTGGTCCATCACGTCCAGATTCTCGTCTCGGGGCAGGATGCGGAGCGACACCTGATCGGACAAGGCCGCCGCCTCCGCAATCACCGGGAGCAGGAACGCCGAGTCGCCACACCACGGCTCGGTGAGCACCGTCCAGAGCTGGGGCTCCTCGATGGCCGCCACGGCCTCACGGAGCGGCTCCGACGGGGCGTAGCTTTCGTGGACCTGCGCCTGCCGGTCCCAATTGTATTCGAGGTAGTGGTGCAGGCGCCGCGCCTCCGGATCGGCGTCGTCGGCGGGCGGCGTGTCCAGTCGCTTGGCCCAGGCTTCTCGGTATTCCTCGTAGCGCAATCCGTCGTGCAGACGGCCTTCGTCGAACAAATCGGGCATCGGTCGGGAGACGAAGATTCGAGATCGTAGCGAATGGGGCCCTTCCGGGACCCGGGGTCGTCCAGGGGCGCGGATCGTCGCTACAGCCAGCGACGCACCTTCGCCGCGAGATAGCCGCCCGCCGCCAGGCCGGCCACCGTGAAGATCGACTGGCGGAGCGCCGAAGACTCGTCCTCGCCCGCGAGGGTTTCCTGTGCGGACTCCACCTGTTCTTCGATGGTGTCCTCCGCCTCGTCCGCGAGCCGCGCCCCGAGCTCTCGGGCCTCGTCGGAGGCCTCGGCCGTCGCCTGCCGCACCGTTTCGCCGGCCTCGGTCCCTGCACGTCGGGCCTGCTCGGAAGCGCGCCGGGCCAGGTCTTCGGCCTGCTTGCGGAGGCCCGCCCCTTGTTTCTGGGCCTGATCGGCGAGGCGCCGACCGGTCTCTTCGGCACGGTTGCGGACGCCTTCACCGGAACGGGCGGCCCGTTCAGACAGGTCCTTCCCCACGCCGGTCGCCACGCGCTGGGCCTCGTCGGCCAGGCGGCGCAGGCGGCCACGGGCTCGCTCTGATAGGCTGGGCGGCTGCGGCCGCGTGGCCCGGGCGGCCCCGTATCCGGCGGCCGCCCCCGCGAGTGAAGAGATCGTCAGTGCAAGGAACGGATGGCGCTGCACCCAGCTTTCGGCCTGCTTCTTGGCCTGCTGGGCCCGCAGGCGCGTCACCTCGGCCCGCAGTTCTTCGAGCAAGTCGTTCATTTCTTGTGCCGTCTTGTCCGCAGTCGACTCGTCCGCAGTCGACTCGTCGGAGGGGGCGGCCGAGGACGTCTCCGAGGCATCGGTGCGGTCAATATCGGAATTGTCTGGGCTCATGGGCTGAAAGGGGTCGGAAGAGGGAAGTGAAGTTGAACGGGAGCCGGGGACCAAGGTCTCTTGGACGCACGCCCCGGCTGGGCTCCTTCAGTCTCGGAGCATCACCCCGACGAACACGCCGACGCCGAACGCCCCGATCATCGTGGCCTTTTGGTGTTGCCGCACCCACGAACGGGCCATGTCCGTCGCGAGGGAGGACGACAGGCCGCCGGGCATCTCCATCTCATCCGCCTGATCCCAAGATGAGGGATCGGGGTCCTCGAAGGGAGCCCCCGAAGACGTCGGGGAATCACCGGGCGCAGGATCAGTCGAAGGATTAGGCATGGGCGTCTAATCGCTTGGGAGAAAAGGGGTTGAGACGGAGTGGATTTAGAAGTTTCTGAGTAACCGGGTGGGAACGAAGGCGCCGGCGGCGACTTTCGTCTAGGGCGCTCGTTCCGGGTCGAACCGCCCTCGGTTCGTGTCGTAGGAGAGAGTCATGCCGAGGACCCGGCCTCAAACTTTCGTTTCGGCGTCGTCATTCGGATTTGACTCGCACACCTCAAAAATGATTCCCCACTGGCGTCGATTTCTTCTCCTCTGCGTGCTGGCGGGGACGGCCCTGTCCCCGGCCCGGGCCCAACGGGAGGCCCCTCGGCCGGCGAACGCATTTGGGGGGGCGGTGGAGTTGTACGAGCAGCAGCTCTATCCGGACGCGGCTACGGCGTTCGCTACGTTTCGACAGGCCCATGCGTCCCACGTCGCGGCCCCGCAGGCCCTTTACCTGGAAGCGCGGGCCGCCCTGGCGCAGGGAGACGACGCCGGCACCCGACGCCTGCTCAGCCGGCTTCAGCGCGAGTACCCGTCGCACCCGCGGGCCCGAACCGCCCGGCTCGGGCTGGCGCAGTACTACCTGGATCAGGGGAATCCCGACCGGGCCAAGTCGCAACTCCAAACCATCGCGACGGCCCCCGATCGCCCGGACGAGGGCGCGCGGGCCCTCTACCTCCTGGGCCGGACGGAGCAGAATCAGGGCAACCCCGACGCCGCCCTCCCCTACTTCAAACAGGTCTACTCGCGCTACCCCGACGCCGAGTTGGCCCCAGCGGCCCTGTACGCCCGGGGCGTCACCCAGGTGCAACTGGAGCGCTACGACCGGGCCACGGCCTCGTTCGAGCGGCTCGGCGAGCAATTTCCGGACGCCCCGTTTTCGGAAAACCTGGGCACCATTCTGGGCGAAGTGTACTACCGGGTCGGCCAGTACGAGAATGCCGCCACGGAGCTGCAGCGACGCCTTCCCGACCTCACCGGCCCCGCCCGCGCCCGCACCCTGTTCCTGCTCGGCGAGACGTACAGTGCCCTCGGGCGCCGAGAGGACGCCACAACGCAGTACCGGTTGATTCTGGAGGAGCTGCCAAACAGCTCGTACACGACTCCTGCCCGCTACGGGCTCGCATGGCAGCACTACAACGCGGGGCGGCACGCGGCGGCCGCCGAGGCCTTCGCGGCGGTGCGCGCAGCGGACCATCCGCTCGCCGACAGGGCGACGTACTACGAGGCCGCGAGTCGAGCCCTCACCGGTGCCCGGGCGGATGCCCTGGAGCGATACCGCACCTTCCTCGATCGGGCCGAGGCGGGTCCGCTGGCAACCGCGGCCCGGTACGAGGTCGGCCTGCTTCACTACCGACAGGAGCGATACGACCGAGCGGCCTCGGCCTTCCGCGCCGCCACCCAACAGGCCTCGTCGGC
This window encodes:
- a CDS encoding DUF6364 family protein; its protein translation is MSKKLTLRLDEDVIERAKAYAADRDTSVSRLVEAYFAAVTETNGDRKQTSFSGTTRQFIGVLDEADEADYKQHLEEKYLDEST
- the uvrC gene encoding excinuclease ABC subunit UvrC, yielding MSEILDDKPEVLVQKLDALPTDPGVYKFLDDEGSVLYVGKAKTLRNRVRTYFQSSRQRDGRIEVMVQKAVDVDIIVTDTEAEALILENNQIKELQPRYNVNLRDDKTYPYICIKNERFPRVFKTRNVKQDGSEYFGPYADVSKMNAMMDAIRSVFQLRTCSLDLTEEKIEAGTYDVCLQHHIDNCKGPCEGLQSEADYMETIEQVKKLLNGQTQSLIDLLKDEMQAQSDRKNFEEAARLRDQVKALKDYSQQQKVVSQDFADRDVFALHVERDEDIGCGVLFQVREGKMIGKRHKFLRSVEERSNAELILSLVENYYAEANFYPEEVLLSHDPNDHPAQDTHALEALLRREQGHQVPIKVPQRGEKASLVRMAASNAKLQVGEWKTQQMKRERNRIPESIKALGEALDMDAPPRRVDGIDVSHHGGKETVASCVVFTDATPRKSDYRTYKIRSTEEGTPDDYKAMREVVRRRYRRMVEEDGPWPDLVVIDGGKGQLSSAVEMLKEVGAFDRFPVIGLAKRLEEVYRPGDSDPVFLAKDSPALQLLQKVRDEAHRFAVTYQRKRRKKKTLQSELLDIHGIGPKTAKTLLGELGSVAKVKEADEEALAEVVGPAKAETITDYYDETEAPAPAETE
- a CDS encoding thioredoxin family protein, yielding MPDLFDEGRLHDGLRYEEYREAWAKRLDTPPADDADPEARRLHHYLEYNWDRQAQVHESYAPSEPLREAVAAIEEPQLWTVLTEPWCGDSAFLLPVIAEAAALSDQVSLRILPRDENLDVMDQYLTDGSRSIPKLVAFSSEGTELFTWGPRPDAAARRFEELAEKYDDKMELVGEFLEHYEAGGWEDTDTELAERLRPVVGASSPVVDG